One segment of Arcanobacterium phocae DNA contains the following:
- a CDS encoding exonuclease domain-containing protein: MHSFVAIDFETANEQRRSACMIGMARFDEEGAVTDTYEALIQPHPDVNYFNPINTWVHGITPEDVADAPQWDKLTETVTAFIGDAPIVAHNMAFDGSVLSDLTQLYGTPAVENYRFCTLRLARHILADRIERKTLDNVYDYYFPGESFVHHNAVADAQACGRIFARMQIENSYEKLKEQCPPTTHRSIQNPGVRGSQTDATSLINQYGSSQALAGEHVAITGTLKHGQRSAVQQLITAVGGICDSNLTRKTTLLVVGIPNPGAWAEGSSASKKLIKATKLREQGSPIQVLSEEEFFNRLLA; this comes from the coding sequence ATGCATTCTTTTGTAGCGATTGACTTCGAGACTGCAAATGAACAACGCCGTTCCGCATGCATGATCGGGATGGCTCGGTTTGACGAAGAAGGAGCAGTCACCGATACCTATGAAGCATTAATTCAACCTCACCCAGATGTTAATTATTTCAATCCGATTAACACATGGGTACATGGCATTACCCCTGAAGATGTGGCAGATGCTCCGCAGTGGGACAAACTAACTGAGACAGTTACTGCTTTTATTGGAGATGCGCCTATCGTTGCTCATAATATGGCGTTCGATGGTTCCGTACTTTCGGATCTCACGCAACTATATGGCACTCCAGCGGTCGAAAACTACCGATTCTGCACCTTGCGCCTTGCTAGGCATATATTAGCTGACCGTATCGAACGTAAAACCCTTGATAACGTTTACGATTACTACTTTCCCGGTGAATCATTCGTCCATCACAACGCTGTTGCCGATGCTCAAGCTTGTGGGCGGATCTTCGCCCGAATGCAAATTGAAAACTCCTACGAAAAACTGAAGGAACAATGCCCGCCAACGACGCACCGCTCAATTCAGAATCCAGGAGTACGAGGTTCTCAAACAGATGCTACTTCGCTTATCAACCAATATGGTAGTAGTCAGGCACTTGCAGGCGAACATGTAGCTATTACCGGCACACTTAAACACGGACAACGCTCCGCAGTCCAACAACTTATTACTGCTGTAGGTGGAATTTGTGACAGTAATCTGACTAGGAAAACCACATTGCTTGTGGTTGGCATTCCCAATCCAGGCGCATGGGCAGAAGGTTCCTCTGCCTCAAAGAAACTAATAAAAGCCACAAAACTACGTGAGCAAGGATCACCAATTCAAGTACTCAGCGAAGAAGAATTCTTTAACCGTCTACTTGCTTAG